One genomic segment of bacterium includes these proteins:
- a CDS encoding indolepyruvate ferredoxin oxidoreductase, producing MEKLLLLGAEAIAQGAIDGGMSGIYAYPGTPSTEITEYGQHNKTAIERNLHRQWSANEKTAMEAALGMSYGGKRAMVCMKHVGLNVAADAFINSAITGVNGGLIITVADDPSMHSSQNEQDSRFFGKFAMIPILEPANQQEAYDMAYEGFELSEKFKIPVMIRITTRLSHSRSGIERRELKKENPVTYPEDPIQFVLLPSNARKRYKGLLSIQSMLEQESEHSVYNTYIPGRDKSLGIIACGIAYNYLKENYQEKSCPHPVLQINQYPLPFTKVEKIVDDCEKVLVLEDGYPFVEEQLRGFLNINSKIIGRLNGTIPRDGELNPDIVGKALGKEVKTGIAVPKIVANRPPELCSGCSHRDIYNALNETMREFGKQKVFSDIGCYTLGALPPWNAINSCVDMGASITMAKGASDAGIRPAVAVIGDSTFTHSGMTALLDCVFENTPVTVIISDNSTTAMTGGQQSPATGRLEEICIGLGVKPDHVKVLTPLPKYHEEMVKVLREELLYDGVSVIIPRRECIVQTVAKNKKEGKVRTGEVKE from the coding sequence ATGGAAAAACTTCTTCTTCTCGGTGCCGAAGCAATCGCTCAGGGCGCTATAGATGGAGGTATGTCTGGTATTTACGCATACCCCGGAACTCCTTCAACAGAAATCACAGAATATGGTCAGCACAATAAAACAGCAATAGAGCGAAATCTTCACAGACAGTGGTCTGCTAATGAAAAAACAGCAATGGAAGCCGCACTCGGAATGAGTTATGGCGGTAAGCGTGCAATGGTATGTATGAAGCATGTCGGATTAAATGTTGCTGCAGATGCATTTATAAATTCAGCAATTACTGGTGTCAATGGAGGATTGATTATTACGGTTGCAGATGATCCATCAATGCATTCTTCACAGAATGAACAGGACTCCCGGTTCTTCGGAAAATTTGCAATGATACCTATTCTCGAACCTGCCAACCAGCAGGAAGCTTATGATATGGCTTATGAAGGTTTTGAACTTTCGGAGAAATTTAAAATTCCTGTGATGATAAGAATTACCACAAGACTTTCACACTCACGTTCCGGTATCGAAAGAAGAGAACTGAAAAAGGAAAATCCTGTTACTTATCCTGAAGATCCCATTCAGTTTGTTCTTCTTCCTTCAAATGCACGAAAAAGATATAAGGGTTTGCTCTCAATCCAATCTATGCTTGAGCAGGAATCCGAACATTCTGTTTATAACACATACATTCCGGGAAGAGATAAATCACTCGGTATTATCGCCTGCGGCATAGCATATAATTATTTGAAAGAAAATTATCAGGAGAAAAGCTGCCCGCATCCTGTGCTTCAGATAAATCAATATCCGTTACCATTTACCAAAGTAGAAAAAATTGTTGATGATTGTGAAAAAGTTCTTGTGCTTGAAGATGGTTATCCGTTTGTAGAAGAGCAGTTGAGAGGATTTCTAAATATAAATTCTAAAATAATTGGAAGACTTAATGGTACCATTCCACGTGATGGTGAATTGAACCCCGATATTGTTGGTAAAGCATTGGGAAAAGAAGTGAAGACAGGAATAGCAGTTCCAAAAATTGTAGCAAACCGACCACCGGAACTCTGTTCGGGATGCAGTCATCGTGATATATACAACGCACTTAATGAAACAATGAGAGAGTTCGGTAAGCAGAAAGTTTTTTCAGATATTGGTTGCTACACACTTGGTGCACTTCCTCCCTGGAATGCGATTAATTCCTGCGTTGATATGGGCGCATCAATAACAATGGCAAAAGGCGCTTCCGATGCTGGTATTCGTCCGGCTGTTGCGGTTATTGGTGACTCAACATTTACTCACAGCGGAATGACTGCTTTACTTGATTGTGTTTTCGAAAACACTCCCGTTACTGTTATCATTTCAGATAATTCAACTACGGCGATGACAGGTGGTCAGCAATCACCAGCTACCGGAAGATTGGAGGAAATTTGTATCGGACTTGGAGTCAAGCCCGATCACGTAAAAGTATTAACACCGCTTCCAAAATATCACGAAGAAATGGTAAAAGTTTTACGTGAAGAATTATTGTATGACGGAGTATCGGTTATCATTCCAAGAAGAGAGTGTATAGTTCAAACGGTAGCTAAAAATAAGAAAGAGGGTAAAGTGAGAACCGGGGAGGTTAAAGAATGA
- a CDS encoding glycosyltransferase has protein sequence MSLAKHILFLTPGFSSDENDFNCIPPLQEFLISFKSEYPEVKISVIAFQYPYRNKKYLWNGVEVYPLNGRNSALKKLFVWLKALRIAWKINKFYAVDVIHSLWLGECAFTGNRLSKKFRCQHICTLMGQDVKNSNRYLNQSKNNNIKIVALSQNQFDMFFNLTKKKPDEIIHWGIDDQNFEAANRDIDLLAVGSLISLKNYSLYLNAIAKVKTSYRNIKCKLVGSGPESKSLKKLADQLGINENIDFTGLLSRQEIFKLMQRSKIFVHPSSFEGSGYVFAEALVNGMNILSFNIGYAQRNPKWFIAKDEDDFVNTLEKLLSSQLDFQPTNLLNLPIQLNSMQKFME, from the coding sequence ATGAGTTTGGCTAAACATATTCTTTTTCTTACTCCCGGTTTTTCCTCGGATGAAAATGATTTTAACTGTATTCCTCCGCTGCAGGAATTTTTAATCAGTTTTAAATCTGAATATCCTGAAGTAAAGATTTCGGTTATCGCATTTCAGTATCCGTATCGTAATAAAAAATATCTTTGGAATGGAGTAGAAGTTTATCCATTAAATGGTAGAAATTCTGCTCTCAAAAAATTATTTGTTTGGTTGAAAGCGTTAAGAATTGCGTGGAAAATTAATAAATTCTATGCGGTTGATGTTATTCACTCGCTCTGGCTTGGTGAATGTGCATTTACAGGAAATCGACTATCTAAAAAATTTCGCTGCCAACATATTTGCACATTGATGGGACAGGATGTTAAAAATTCAAACAGGTATTTGAATCAGTCAAAAAATAACAACATTAAAATTGTTGCTCTTTCTCAAAATCAATTTGATATGTTTTTCAACCTGACTAAAAAAAAGCCGGATGAAATAATTCACTGGGGAATTGATGATCAGAATTTCGAAGCTGCTAATCGTGATATTGATCTGCTTGCGGTCGGCTCTCTTATCTCATTAAAGAATTATTCATTGTATCTAAATGCAATTGCAAAGGTTAAAACCTCTTATAGAAATATTAAGTGCAAATTGGTCGGAAGCGGACCTGAATCAAAATCACTAAAAAAACTTGCTGATCAACTGGGTATAAACGAGAATATTGATTTCACCGGATTATTAAGTCGACAGGAAATTTTTAAGCTTATGCAGCGAAGCAAGATATTTGTTCATCCTTCCAGTTTTGAAGGTTCGGGATATGTATTTGCTGAAGCATTGGTAAATGGAATGAACATATTATCGTTCAACATCGGTTATGCGCAGAGAAATCCGAAGTGGTTTATTGCAAAAGATGAAGATGACTTTGTTAATACTCTAGAAAAGTTATTATCATCTCAATTAGATTTTCAACCGACTAATCTTTTAAACTTGCCGATACAGTTGAACAGTATGCAAAAATTTATGGAATAA
- a CDS encoding class I SAM-dependent methyltransferase, producing the protein MNSDTAQLANVNKAFSRQSSNYDEYDKSNPTLTWMRNQVMKHALKFLRPNDKILELNSGTGIDAQFFAERGFSVHCTDLSDGMVEQMKNKFSLGRFSEKISVQQCSFTELDKIGDRKFDFIFSNFGGLNCIPDLKEVTKFFPSLLNKNGRVCLVILPPVCPWEIVQLFRGKFDIAFRRFKKEGVLASVEGVKFRTYYFSARQVMKALGMSFKLLKLESLALFTPIPQMEKIPKKFPRFATALNKIDEMISVVPPFNRIGDHIIVTTEYMEN; encoded by the coding sequence ATGAACTCTGACACTGCCCAGCTTGCCAATGTTAACAAAGCGTTTTCCCGGCAATCATCAAATTATGATGAATATGATAAATCAAATCCAACATTAACCTGGATGCGTAATCAGGTGATGAAACACGCACTTAAATTTCTCAGACCAAATGATAAAATACTGGAGCTGAACAGCGGGACAGGAATTGATGCTCAGTTCTTTGCTGAAAGAGGATTTTCTGTTCATTGCACCGATCTTTCAGATGGAATGGTTGAACAAATGAAGAATAAATTTTCATTAGGAAGATTCTCCGAAAAAATATCTGTTCAGCAATGTTCGTTTACTGAATTGGATAAAATCGGTGATCGGAAGTTTGATTTTATATTTTCAAACTTCGGAGGATTGAATTGTATCCCGGATTTAAAAGAGGTGACTAAGTTTTTTCCTTCACTATTAAATAAAAATGGAAGAGTTTGTTTGGTGATTCTACCGCCTGTTTGTCCCTGGGAAATTGTTCAGCTCTTTAGAGGAAAATTTGATATCGCATTCAGAAGATTCAAAAAAGAAGGTGTATTGGCAAGCGTCGAAGGAGTAAAATTTCGCACATATTATTTTTCTGCCCGTCAGGTGATGAAAGCACTTGGAATGAGTTTTAAATTATTGAAGCTGGAAAGTCTCGCACTTTTTACACCTATCCCGCAGATGGAAAAAATTCCGAAAAAATTTCCTCGATTCGCAACTGCATTGAATAAGATTGATGAAATGATTTCCGTAGTTCCTCCGTTCAACAGAATCGGCGATCATATCATTGTTACTACAGAATACATGGAGAACTAA
- a CDS encoding DUF2029 domain-containing protein, translating to MRGIIWITINFLLLIFTVVLIVKKLKLNNHWLPLILIIILIFQPLYENFSFAQVYILIFFLMVFVWFAYKSDNQKWLGILLGLLFMLKTAGVLLWVLLAVQKKWKSLIWIMLTIVGTFLITIPFVGIESWLTYSDRVIGHSSNPTLAVTAYQTIYSFFHHLFMFDENWNLYPIADIPVLATLLTIIFTLIILIIAGFFALKSNLQDLTFASFIIAGTILNPASIDYHFVLLLIPIIISIELIRKKPTGFLWILFFISYTLIALKLPYTSSKITQGITAILAYPKLYGAIGLLILCLLLSYSSKNKVSGT from the coding sequence TTGCGAGGAATTATCTGGATCACAATAAATTTTCTGCTGCTGATTTTTACTGTAGTATTAATAGTAAAGAAATTAAAACTTAATAATCACTGGCTTCCGCTTATTTTGATAATAATTCTGATTTTTCAACCGTTGTATGAAAATTTCTCATTTGCGCAGGTTTATATTTTAATTTTTTTTCTGATGGTATTCGTGTGGTTTGCTTACAAATCTGATAATCAGAAATGGCTTGGAATATTACTTGGTCTTCTTTTCATGCTTAAAACTGCCGGAGTGCTTCTCTGGGTACTGCTTGCAGTTCAAAAAAAATGGAAAAGTCTGATCTGGATAATGCTCACAATCGTGGGTACATTTTTAATTACGATACCTTTTGTCGGAATAGAAAGCTGGTTGACTTATAGCGATCGAGTAATTGGTCATTCATCAAATCCAACTTTGGCTGTCACCGCGTATCAGACAATTTACAGTTTCTTCCATCACCTGTTTATGTTTGATGAAAACTGGAATCTTTATCCTATCGCTGATATACCGGTTCTGGCTACTTTACTGACAATAATTTTCACTTTGATAATATTGATCATTGCTGGTTTTTTTGCCTTGAAATCAAATTTGCAAGATTTGACATTTGCTTCTTTTATTATAGCCGGGACAATATTAAATCCTGCCTCAATTGATTATCATTTCGTACTATTACTCATTCCGATTATTATTTCTATTGAATTGATTAGAAAGAAACCAACGGGATTTTTGTGGATTTTATTTTTTATTTCTTACACACTCATCGCTTTGAAACTGCCATATACTTCTTCAAAAATAACTCAAGGGATTACAGCGATACTTGCTTATCCGAAATTGTATGGCGCAATCGGTTTGTTAATTCTTTGCTTATTGCTTTCCTACAGTTCAAAGAATAAAGTGAGTGGAACTTAA
- a CDS encoding methyltransferase: MKTEKKKSVFKKAAFTILHPLSKKYLSKERTYKYKNISIVVFPGVFHPGLFFSTKILLKYIEKIELNEKYVLELGAGTGLLSIYASKKGAFVTSSDISLTAVYNTEKNSKMNDAGLEVVHSDLFDEIPQRRYDYIIINPPYYKKSPASEKEFAWFGGDDFQYFRKLFSQLGNFIYENTNVIMVLSDDTDLDMIKSIAQNSSFKMNEIHHKKMWGENHFIFSVIGSQNF, from the coding sequence ATGAAGACCGAGAAAAAGAAAAGTGTTTTTAAAAAAGCTGCATTCACAATATTACATCCGCTTTCAAAAAAGTATCTATCAAAAGAAAGAACTTATAAGTATAAGAATATCAGCATTGTTGTATTTCCGGGAGTATTTCATCCGGGGTTATTTTTCAGTACAAAAATTTTATTAAAGTATATTGAAAAAATTGAATTAAACGAGAAATATGTCCTTGAACTTGGTGCGGGAACCGGATTACTTTCCATCTATGCATCGAAGAAAGGTGCATTCGTAACATCTTCAGATATAAGCTTAACTGCAGTTTACAACACAGAAAAAAATTCCAAGATGAATGATGCTGGATTAGAAGTTGTGCACTCTGATCTTTTTGATGAAATACCTCAGAGAAGATATGATTATATCATCATAAATCCTCCCTATTACAAAAAATCTCCGGCAAGTGAGAAAGAATTTGCGTGGTTCGGAGGAGATGATTTTCAATATTTCAGAAAATTATTCTCTCAGCTTGGCAATTTTATTTATGAAAACACGAATGTAATTATGGTTCTTTCGGATGATACTGATCTTGATATGATAAAAAGTATCGCACAGAACTCTTCCTTCAAAATGAACGAAATACATCACAAAAAAATGTGGGGAGAAAATCATTTCATATTTAGTGTAATAGGCTCGCAGAATTTTTAA
- a CDS encoding O-antigen ligase C-terminal domain-containing protein produces the protein MTNRKTNQGLGLLFGLTFISPITYSVLAYEMDVVQRVFYFSISLLLFFVYILKSKFEKGVILNKYLTILILLFPFSFLTAFFNDSASLLILKFSDLLIPLAIIIQSTIMFLILGEDKFFKIVSYSVVIFSTLFSIIGLLESFQIKLMDLPAVMPPGSLLGHRGFASEYLSSALPFFLIANEYINLKNRKVLLIAAILNVSFLLFTRSRAGILILFFVIIVYFIFIFLKTPKKEILKKIKPILVVISVSLLLSFIPLKVGERPDLKSTAETFFDQEFKSNMLRLNFWDASVKMIMEKPLVGHGLYKWSGYYPKYYGDYFDDKSLLLVHNIHAHNDFLEMFAESGLLAPVIYLLIFISVLAALFKKIKQNEKYFALILVVIIIFCFSVVSFPTYKFASFFHLAVVCGIALAAPAISEKNTFRLNAKYLKVILFILLIVGGIISYIKLKSELGYSQAIYLKDRRQYQLMSQKLDEVSDVFYPFDAAKQPVDYYRGIANSYLSRHSEALQNNLAGLELAPFNPILMRNAAASYQETGDKKRAIEQFEKVKKYFPNYLGSQFKLLKLYLDAGQTEKAEKLYLELNEKSPGNPELNAFQNQFNKHSVR, from the coding sequence ATGACAAACAGAAAGACAAATCAAGGCTTAGGTTTATTATTCGGGTTAACATTTATCTCTCCTATTACATATTCTGTTCTTGCATATGAAATGGATGTCGTACAAAGGGTATTTTACTTTTCTATTTCCCTCTTACTCTTTTTTGTTTACATATTAAAAAGCAAATTTGAGAAGGGAGTAATACTTAATAAATATCTTACAATTTTGATTTTATTGTTCCCGTTTTCATTTTTAACCGCATTTTTTAATGATTCAGCTTCGCTGTTGATTTTAAAATTCAGTGACCTTTTGATTCCTCTTGCAATAATAATTCAATCGACAATCATGTTTTTGATTCTTGGAGAAGATAAATTTTTTAAAATTGTCTCATATTCAGTAGTAATCTTCTCAACATTGTTCAGCATAATCGGTCTACTGGAATCATTCCAGATTAAATTAATGGATCTTCCAGCAGTTATGCCTCCGGGCTCACTGTTAGGGCACAGAGGATTTGCCAGCGAATATCTTTCATCAGCATTGCCTTTTTTCCTGATAGCAAATGAATATATCAATTTGAAGAATCGAAAAGTTCTTTTGATCGCAGCCATATTGAATGTATCATTCCTTTTATTCACACGTAGCCGTGCCGGAATATTGATTTTATTCTTTGTGATAATAGTGTACTTCATTTTTATTTTCCTGAAGACTCCGAAAAAAGAAATTTTGAAAAAGATAAAGCCCATATTGGTTGTGATATCGGTTTCTTTATTACTTTCATTCATTCCTTTAAAAGTTGGTGAAAGGCCAGACCTCAAATCAACTGCGGAAACATTCTTTGACCAGGAATTCAAAAGCAATATGCTGAGGCTTAATTTTTGGGATGCATCTGTGAAGATGATAATGGAAAAACCGCTGGTTGGTCATGGTTTGTATAAATGGAGCGGTTATTATCCCAAGTATTATGGCGATTATTTTGATGATAAAAGCCTGCTTCTCGTTCATAACATACATGCTCATAATGATTTTCTTGAAATGTTTGCCGAGAGCGGTTTATTAGCTCCAGTGATTTATTTGCTGATCTTCATTTCAGTATTAGCAGCATTATTCAAAAAAATAAAGCAGAATGAAAAATACTTTGCACTGATACTTGTTGTAATTATAATTTTCTGTTTCTCCGTTGTTTCTTTCCCCACATATAAATTTGCATCTTTTTTCCATCTGGCTGTAGTGTGTGGAATCGCATTAGCAGCTCCGGCAATTTCAGAAAAGAATACTTTTCGTCTCAATGCTAAATACTTAAAAGTGATCTTGTTTATTCTACTGATAGTAGGCGGAATAATTTCTTATATCAAATTGAAATCAGAGTTGGGTTATAGTCAGGCTATTTATTTAAAAGATAGAAGACAGTATCAGTTAATGTCCCAAAAACTTGATGAAGTTTCAGATGTTTTTTATCCCTTCGATGCTGCAAAGCAGCCGGTTGATTACTATCGGGGTATAGCAAATTCATATTTGTCGAGACATTCAGAAGCTTTACAAAATAATCTTGCAGGCCTGGAGTTAGCTCCATTCAATCCAATATTAATGAGAAATGCCGCTGCTTCATATCAGGAAACCGGTGATAAAAAAAGAGCAATTGAACAATTTGAAAAAGTGAAAAAATATTTTCCGAATTATTTAGGTTCACAGTTCAAACTATTAAAGTTATATTTAGATGCTGGACAAACTGAAAAAGCTGAAAAACTTTACCTAGAGCTGAATGAAAAATCTCCCGGAAATCCGGAGTTAAATGCATTTCAAAATCAATTTAACAAACATTCTGTTAGGTAA
- a CDS encoding B12-binding domain-containing radical SAM protein: MKKVILFNPRSANSKYRIPNSILQVGASINGKYDFVFVDGNLEKDPWAKIKSYLSTGNFKFFGCTVMPGLQPKQAIPFTKKIREEFPEIINIWGGYFPANQYKVVLNSGFVDYVINGPGDEAFPQLLDSILNNDDPAFIKNLIFKRNSEFVKTPKADLFDQDTLPQLPYEKLNSFYPLERYLGKTFLGTKTAAYHSSMGCPFTCSFCAVVPIYEARWKGKSAPLIYKDVKYLKDTFGANAIEFHDNNFFVSEKRTVEFSKLIKDENMIWWGEGRIDTINKYSDESLAMMREAGCRMIFFGAETGNDAILKQMDKGGTQSGEQIKAFAARMRKFDIIPEYSFVLGLPAETPEKVMQQIDEDIQFIKTIKEINPDTEIIIYVYSPVPTEGSELYNEVQKSGFKFPERLEDWLDPKWANFDLRKNPLTPWLTPEMVNKILNFETVINAQYPTVSDYKLTSIQKKTMRFLSSLRYKKDFYNYPYEIKALQKYWLKYRRPEVEGFYTE, from the coding sequence ATGAAGAAAGTTATATTATTTAATCCCAGAAGCGCTAATTCTAAATACAGAATACCCAATTCTATTCTGCAGGTTGGAGCTTCAATAAATGGCAAATACGATTTCGTTTTTGTTGACGGAAATCTGGAAAAAGATCCGTGGGCTAAAATAAAAAGCTACCTTTCAACAGGTAACTTTAAATTTTTCGGATGCACTGTAATGCCTGGGTTGCAGCCGAAACAGGCAATTCCGTTCACAAAAAAAATCAGAGAAGAATTTCCTGAAATAATAAACATCTGGGGAGGTTACTTCCCTGCTAACCAGTACAAGGTCGTGCTCAATTCTGGTTTTGTTGATTATGTTATCAATGGTCCCGGCGATGAAGCTTTCCCACAATTACTTGATTCAATTTTAAATAATGACGATCCAGCTTTCATTAAAAATCTCATCTTCAAAAGAAATAGCGAGTTTGTTAAAACTCCAAAAGCTGATTTATTCGATCAGGATACTCTTCCACAATTGCCTTACGAAAAACTGAACAGTTTTTATCCGCTTGAAAGATATCTTGGGAAAACTTTTTTGGGTACGAAGACGGCTGCGTATCACTCGAGTATGGGATGTCCGTTTACTTGTTCATTCTGTGCAGTAGTACCAATTTACGAAGCTAGATGGAAAGGAAAATCTGCACCTCTTATTTACAAGGATGTCAAATATCTAAAAGACACATTCGGTGCAAATGCAATTGAGTTTCACGACAATAATTTCTTCGTTTCAGAAAAAAGAACGGTTGAGTTTTCAAAATTAATAAAGGATGAAAATATGATCTGGTGGGGTGAAGGAAGAATTGACACAATCAACAAATACAGTGATGAATCTCTTGCGATGATGAGAGAAGCTGGCTGCCGGATGATTTTCTTCGGTGCCGAAACCGGAAACGATGCAATCCTCAAACAGATGGATAAAGGTGGAACGCAATCCGGTGAACAGATAAAGGCGTTTGCCGCAAGAATGAGAAAGTTCGATATAATTCCGGAGTATTCATTTGTTCTCGGTTTGCCCGCAGAAACTCCTGAAAAAGTTATGCAGCAAATTGATGAGGACATTCAGTTCATCAAAACAATTAAAGAAATAAATCCTGATACCGAAATTATTATTTATGTTTACAGTCCAGTTCCAACCGAAGGATCCGAGCTTTACAATGAAGTTCAGAAATCGGGATTTAAATTTCCTGAGAGACTTGAAGATTGGCTTGATCCAAAATGGGCAAATTTTGATTTGCGAAAAAATCCTCTCACACCATGGCTGACTCCTGAAATGGTGAACAAGATTTTGAATTTCGAAACTGTAATTAATGCTCAGTATCCTACTGTCTCAGATTATAAATTGACTTCAATCCAGAAAAAAACGATGCGGTTTCTTTCTTCACTAAGATATAAGAAAGACTTCTACAATTATCCATACGAAATTAAAGCCTTGCAAAAATATTGGCTTAAATACCGCAGACCAGAAGTCGAAGGATTCTATACAGAATGA
- a CDS encoding class I SAM-dependent methyltransferase, with protein sequence MQDSIINLSKYNSDEGVYVLSPISDTFEDVYLKVRQKENRVYADAELILLPFASSSNPHKSEWDLRSKSFQRFREYLKTKKSDLNILDLGCGNGWFCGQLSKSFNQNFYCVDVNLTELIQGRRVFNSEHLRFIYVNIFEAKLPEKGFDIILINAAIQYFPDISKLLNKLLTLLKVNGELHIIDSPIYSVNEAIKAKERTQNYYSSIGFPEMSDKYHHHTWEDIRQFNYKILYNPLTLTNKIKKIFVRDSPFPWIRITR encoded by the coding sequence TTGCAGGACTCTATTATAAATCTTTCCAAATATAACAGTGACGAAGGTGTTTACGTACTATCACCAATCAGCGACACATTTGAAGATGTTTATCTGAAAGTTCGTCAAAAAGAAAATCGGGTATATGCTGACGCTGAACTGATTTTATTGCCTTTTGCTTCAAGCTCAAATCCACATAAGAGTGAATGGGATTTAAGATCCAAATCATTTCAACGATTCAGGGAATATCTTAAAACTAAAAAGTCAGATCTGAATATTCTCGACCTAGGCTGTGGCAACGGTTGGTTTTGCGGACAACTTTCAAAATCATTCAATCAAAATTTTTATTGTGTTGATGTTAATTTAACTGAACTGATTCAGGGAAGAAGAGTATTTAATTCTGAGCACTTACGATTTATTTATGTAAATATTTTTGAGGCGAAACTTCCTGAAAAAGGTTTCGATATTATTTTAATAAATGCAGCCATCCAATACTTCCCTGATATATCGAAGTTGTTAAATAAACTTTTAACACTGCTAAAAGTAAATGGTGAATTACATATAATTGATTCACCGATCTATTCCGTCAATGAAGCTATTAAAGCAAAAGAAAGAACGCAGAATTATTATTCATCAATTGGGTTTCCTGAAATGTCAGACAAATATCATCATCACACATGGGAAGACATCCGGCAATTCAATTATAAAATATTGTATAATCCTTTGACATTGACGAACAAGATCAAAAAGATTTTTGTTAGAGATTCTCCTTTTCCCTGGATTAGAATAACAAGATGA
- a CDS encoding B12-binding domain-containing radical SAM protein, which translates to MKKILFTHSYFYRFDPKQWDAKQPYPPLGTIYAAAVMREAGYSVSLFDTALIESPEKLSSVIEKEKPDYLVIYDDGFNYLTKMCLTNMREAAFRMAEIAKVKGLKVVASSSDAADHYEKYLAHGVDFVIIGEGEITLKELLNALDEGVIDFNGIDGLSFKKNGEIIRTPTRQIVKDLDSFPMPAWDLVDVDSYKKIWTENHGYFSLNIATTRGCPFKCNWCAKPIYGNRYNSRSPQKVINEIEFLKKKYDVHHFWMCDDIFGLKPGWVQEFRNEVKSKGLKFKYKIQSRVDLLLQEDTIAALAESGAQTVWVGAESGSQKILDAMDKGTTVGQIYKATSLLKKNKIRPAFFLQFGYLGEEKEDIEKTINMVLDLMPEEIGISVSYPLPGTKFYEKVKEQLKEKANWTDSDELAMMYKATFSPLYYKKLHRYVHKVYRRKQSIINLKNVLSNPFSVDRKKIRSAVSILYYVPASLADSIALRKLEIAK; encoded by the coding sequence ATGAAAAAAATCTTATTCACACATTCATATTTTTACCGCTTTGATCCTAAACAATGGGATGCAAAACAACCATATCCACCGTTAGGAACAATTTACGCTGCAGCAGTAATGCGCGAAGCAGGTTACAGTGTTTCTTTATTCGATACGGCTTTGATAGAGTCTCCGGAAAAACTATCATCTGTCATTGAAAAAGAGAAACCTGATTATCTTGTAATTTATGACGATGGCTTCAACTATTTGACAAAAATGTGCCTCACCAATATGCGCGAAGCAGCATTCCGAATGGCTGAAATTGCAAAGGTGAAAGGATTAAAGGTAGTTGCTTCAAGTTCGGACGCCGCTGATCATTATGAAAAATATCTTGCACACGGTGTTGATTTTGTAATTATTGGTGAAGGTGAGATCACTCTGAAAGAATTGCTAAATGCATTGGATGAAGGTGTGATTGATTTTAATGGAATAGATGGATTAAGCTTCAAGAAAAATGGAGAAATAATACGTACACCAACCAGACAAATTGTAAAAGATCTTGATTCGTTCCCAATGCCTGCATGGGATCTTGTCGATGTTGATTCATATAAAAAGATCTGGACTGAAAATCATGGATATTTTTCTTTGAATATCGCAACAACCCGCGGATGTCCTTTCAAATGCAACTGGTGTGCAAAACCAATTTACGGAAACAGGTATAATTCACGATCACCGCAAAAAGTTATTAATGAAATTGAATTTCTTAAAAAGAAGTATGATGTACACCATTTCTGGATGTGCGATGATATTTTCGGATTGAAACCCGGATGGGTCCAGGAGTTCAGAAACGAAGTTAAATCAAAAGGATTGAAGTTTAAATACAAAATCCAATCGAGAGTTGATTTGCTTTTGCAGGAAGATACTATTGCAGCACTCGCAGAATCAGGCGCACAAACTGTTTGGGTCGGCGCTGAATCGGGTTCACAAAAAATACTTGACGCAATGGATAAGGGAACAACTGTCGGACAAATCTATAAAGCAACAAGTTTGTTAAAGAAAAATAAAATTCGTCCTGCTTTCTTCCTTCAGTTCGGTTACCTTGGTGAAGAGAAAGAAGATATTGAAAAGACGATAAATATGGTTCTCGATCTTATGCCTGAAGAAATCGGAATTTCCGTTTCATATCCATTGCCCGGTACCAAGTTCTACGAAAAAGTAAAAGAACAGCTAAAAGAAAAAGCTAACTGGACTGATTCGGATGAACTTGCAATGATGTATAAAGCAACTTTCTCTCCTTTGTATTACAAAAAACTCCACAGGTATGTACATAAAGTGTACAGGCGAAAACAAAGCATAATCAACCTGAAAAATGTTTTATCAAATCCATTTTCAGTCGATAGGAAAAAAATCCGTTCTGCAGTATCCATTCTGTATTATGTTCCAGCTTCGTTGGCTGATTCAATCGCCCTCAGAAAGCTTGAAATCGCTAAATAA